gctgtggagGTGATGCCcaatggcctccgcgtggtgcttctgttgcctgctgtcgtctggcttggcgtggtggtgaccattggtcgtttcctcgtgtgtcctggttatctaCTTCCTCGCATCtcctgcatgtcacctgtgcTGGTGACGCTGACTTTgtctttgagaacttgttctcttGTGCGAAGACTTCCCGTttcttttcaagttcttcgtactcatcggctaggatcattagcgtgtccaggtccggcACATTGTATGCTCTTAAGAACATCCGtaggcttggggtgcagttctctttaatgacccttaacgtctctttcgtagaatagttaagtggcctcaccatcgtctgcatatcgatcatgtagtccttgaacgactcgctgaagccttgcttcctttgccggacctggtccgccagcctggtgaagaaatctcttggcaggaaatatgtgtggaaactctcaatgaattctgcccaagttctccactgcttattgttggcgatgaaccatttcaaagcccttccttttagcaactccggcatcgctcgagggatcatatcaagctccaaaccgtacgtgttggcggaccattctacctgctccaggaactcgaatggtttttccgccccgtcgaacctgaacgaccattcgcggacctgtttagcgacctttgcatagtccgactggcttggtctcggggtcagcgctgctgttttcttttcttggcttgattctctcctgtgggcctctttttgcatattgtcaatgctcaggcttgccaccgggttttccccttcagcgttcgttagcgtaatgcttgggccggctctgtcgtagtatgttgcctccagctcggcccagatgtcgacgagttgtggatcattctctgtttcggagtagtattccgatagtgccttcctcatgtcgtctagccttccctccagggcgacattgagcctctgtgcgacatgggcgaagtctttcttcttgaggcggtaaatccacttctttcccatttttactgtgctgttctcactgttgggacaatcacgttgggcgccagatgtaacgaactgattttgtatgtctcctcgctacgagattcgtgcggctagctcagattCTCTTGGtgttggtacagcgggtgtgtggctggactggcttctgtatctccttgctctggtttcgccggctgctggtgctcctccttctggctcgtcgacgcgttgactcggcttccgcttggctcctgggtctcgggacgctcgtagtggccgccacTGCtcgctcgccgacgcgctgcctcggggtcgcttgttgcgccttagactcgcagggagttcggccttgtgggcttagcgtcaccgttctcagactagggtgaacaagccttgctctccaggccggcgcctttcgaggcaatacctgtcccttgctctgtcccggatggtcccgctaggttcttgctcagatcgcgctgacagtccaggctgtcgccaggagactgcctagcagttcactttgctttacgcctagcgcggACGAACGTTCCATccgacttcaccctactgcttatcgtccgtgacgcgcctgcgctccccaatgagctccgcgcggcgatggtaacgtggctgccggaaatgtctgctggcgtcgctgctgatgtcctctgcgttgtctcctgaccagtagcttgtcgttcttgcactcggggagttgggcggttgctgttcaggaacttcgccggtaatcgcagggctctccaggcgatcGCCTCggaccgctcgtccgtcacgccaggtcctgcttggtcgggcgaGGTACGCTGGGTCCCAGACAacttcgtcgtaggactcttccccttgtctctgacagacccgccgggcgactcgccagggtgtggtcgtgacaaagttggaaaacgaacgccttgacttagccgagtgatgccttccggaactcagccacttgtgtctcaatttggagattcctgatgtcccaatcccgaacgtctcgacgtggcgatcttgctccttgtgtgcttcccacggcgctgcttccgacgactcgcttggttgtagctccttcgtagattacttgcttgactgattgttcacttggtactttgactgatcttgaaggtttgactcctcgtgatcgactgatccagctgccagtgctctgcggccttatatagggcctccgggaaccgttatttcccttttgcgcacggcacgctggatctcttcattccgggtccaaagttcgtgcctcctggttgacccacttgtccttcacgtaccgcttccaaccgatgctctgcccacagctgccgtcccgctgattcccacgatgtttgtggcacagctgtgtgccactccactgccgagatgtggcccttcttctcccggtccaaagttcacgagagagtccaaagtccggtggagttccgttatcctcttttgcacacggcactcttgctctgcccgcgaagtctccattctctcttgatctccatccttggtctccaaactctctcgctctccttcattggtctccaaactctctcgctctccttcgttggtctccaaactctctcgatctccacccttggtctccaaagtctcttgttctccatccaagtctccaaactctcttcgccgcgccgttactacgcgaattcgccgcgtatctggtaagcggccggccctctgctactgcttctatttgtggggagttattcaactcctcacagtgCACCCACCAGCTGAAACCCGACGAGCGCATCTCGTTCTAGGTGTTCCTACCTATTTACCAAGCGATCTCGAAGGCCCGTTCTGGCGATACGGCCGATGACTTTATCGAGGGACTGCGTCACTTTGACAAGGACGCCAGCGGCTACATCTCCTCCGCCGAGCTGCGCCACCTGCTGACCACGCTGGGCGAGAAGCTGACTAACGAGGAGGTGGAGCAGCTGCTGGCCAACATGGAGGACCAGCAGGGCAACATCAACTACGAGGAGTTTGTTCGCATGGTCATGAGCAGCTAGGCCGGCCGGGTCCTTCCGATTCCAACTGTTTGGCACCACGACAATAGAATTAACACACACTATCCAACACAACAGCAACACTGAAACAACTGCCAAGATAGCCGATCCGTTCATTCCGCCAGAAGTTCCAACTACGTGATTCCAACTTAGACATTCTTATCCCGGCTGAAGAACAAATTCTGTTTTGCAGACCAAGGACAACGACCAAGGATATCgagatatatatacatacacagagagaattctgacgttctaatctgagttgaaaatgttcttaaaatgagaacgccatttttatacccgttactcgtagagtaaaagggtatactagattcgtcggaaagtatgtaacaggcagaaggaagcgtttccgaccccataaagtatatatatttttgatcaggatcactagccgagtcgatctagccatgcccgtctgtccgtctgtctgtctgtccggatgaacgctgagatcttggaaactataagagctaggctattgagatttggcgtgcagattcctgagcttcttacgcagcgcaagtttgtttcagtagagtgccacgcccactctaacgcccacaaaccgcccaaaactgtggctcctacagttttgatgctagagaaaaaatttaaactgaaatgaattgttctcatcaatacctatcgattgacgcaaaaaaaaagtttgccacgtccactctaacgcccacaaaccgcccacaaacttcaaaaaatcgttagtatgaacgcggatatctcagaaactatcaaagatagagaattgggatttcagatttagaatccgtagccttgtacgcatcacaagtttgttacgcgaatgtgcctcgcccactttaacgcccacaagccgcccaagcctgtggagcccacaattttcacgctagataaaaaaatttaactgaaatgtattggtctcgtcaatacctctCGATtgattttgccacgcccactcttacgcccataacgcttaaaactgtctaccgccggtaggtggcgcatttcaatctcgctttgctgcttgcatatctccatttccctttggtccctttagcggagtaacgggtatctgatagtcgaggtactcgactatagcattcttccttgtttgagCTCAAAATGCTCTCTTTGTGATTGAATCAAGTTGAGTTTGTACCTAAAatttggttaaacaaaaattgttctTAAAACAAGAACGAAATGTTATACATTTATCACGTGGTTCTTaaatcaaattcaatttgttcTCAGAAACCCAATATTctcaaaatgttcttaaagtAAGAACGGAAAggattaaaaatagaacgaaaaGTGAGTTGCTTTCGACTTGAAATGGTATGTTGCGCATTTTTTATAACGCGTTAGTATCTTTCGGTTAACAGTTAGCACGCGTTAGACCCTTCTTCTttgctcttcttcttctaAACCATTCGTCTGCGTTTCGATTTGTTTGTACCGCATATATTGCAAAAAGTTTAAAGTGATGGAAAGTGAAAGTGACGAGCAGTTGTTAAAGTTCCTAAAGGATATTGAAATGGAGTCCGTAAGGAAATTCCTTGAAGGTTAGTATAAATTCCGAAGTACTTagagctttaaaataaaatacacttTTACAGCTCTATTTATCTTTTCTTTGCAGTAAAatctatgtatgtatgcatgtaTGGAATGTACATACACATGCAAGTGTTTGCTGAATGGTTTTTTAAGATTGGCTGCATTGAAGTGTAAGTGTTTTTCTCAAGAATTTGGTAAGGACAAATTCGTTCTTGTTTATGTGTTCTACATACATAtctgtatgtatatataaacatatgtaaacaaaaacacttataattatcagaaaatcataaaaaaactTATAGTTACTctcatatttataattttattttcagcgCACCCTTACATTACATTAGTttagatttatatatttataagcaTTTATATGTACCATAATGTTATGGTATAAAATAACTGCCAccaacttaataaaaatataaaactattaaaaactaaataaacttATTTTTGCGTTTTTTTGGGACGAGTgttcaattttaaataatttttcctTTTAATATAAGCTTAAAATGTTCTTCTTTTGATCCCAAATTCAGATAAAATCAATATCAAAATGTTATCATATTGATCCAAAtatgttcttaaattaaaaccaaaatcaactttaaaatgGAACGAAATCAACTCATTTCACTTTTTTAGTTCCTACCATTTCGTTCTAGATTTAGGAACATTCGGATCAAAATAAGAACATTTGTGCTTACACGGTATTTAAGAACAAATGTGCTCAAATCAATTACAATGTTCTTGGTTTTTCCTCTCTGTATACAGGGGAAAGTCCTTAATAAGCAGCTGAAAACTGAAGCAAACTGAAAACAGAGATTGGAGCTTCTCTCTCTTCCAAAACTAACCATCGATGTAGACATAGATTCATTATTAACCATAACTTATCACCGCGTCTGTGAATGTGAGTATTATTCTAAATGGAAACTAGAAGGTTAACCAGCAATTATCACCAAGTGCAGGCGTCCTTTTGTACCAATCACACTTGatacatatattatatttcaGTGGAAATCAGCGAGAGTATCacgaaaaaatatttctaaattaaatttgataagCGCTTCGATACGGTTCACGACATGGTCGCCGACGGGCTAATCAACTTCCACATGCAGCTCCAGCCCCATCATCCAGCAGATAAACCAGCAAACCAATAACTGCTACCAGCAGAGCCCCTACATGACGTTAAACGGACGGAAGCTGAGGGTCCTCTCCAATGAGCTGGGCAAGGCCTCGGCAGCCAAGGAGTCCCCGCCAGTCGAGGAAATGGAGCAAAAGCTCCGAGAGACCGCATCATTTTAAGGTGGGCTCAGCGTAAATGCATAATTTACAACGACGCACCTAAACCAATTAATGTCATCCTGCAGGTAAACACCTTCAAGGGCCTCAACTGGTGCGAGTTCTGTGCCAACTTCCTGTGGGGATTCACCGCACAGGGCGTCAAGTGCGAAGCCTGCGGCTTTGTGGCGCGCAGCAAGTGCTCCGAGCTGGTGCCGCCTAAGTGAGTGCCGGACCTAAAGAGTATACGTGGCGTATTCGGCACTGACTTGACCACCATGGTGCAGCTGGAGCCGCACCACCAGATTCCCTTCGTGATGGGGCGTTGCGTGGAAGAGGTGGAAGCCAGGGGCATGCTGCAGGAGGGGATACACCGGGTGTCCGGGTTGGCCGATGAGATCGAGGCCCTTAAGCTGGCCTTGGATCGGGAGGGCGAGACGACGAACATGTCGGAGACGGCCTACGGAAATTTGAACGTGATTGCCGGGACTCTGAAGCTTTACCTACGCCTGCTCCCAGTGCCGCTCATCACGTTCCAAGCCTACCCCAGCTTCATGGCAGCAGGACGTGAGCTTTACCTACCCCTAAACATGGGTTTGCAGGACCTAGGCACCGGCAAGCAGACGGAGCAGCGGCAGCTCATTGCGGAGGCAGTGCTTCGCCTGCCGCCCGCCCACC
The genomic region above belongs to Drosophila subpulchrella strain 33 F10 #4 breed RU33 unplaced genomic scaffold, RU_Dsub_v1.1 Primary Assembly Seq15, whole genome shotgun sequence and contains:
- the LOC119558927 gene encoding myosin-2 essential light chain-like, encoding MNPCYPTSYPPGYAPAPYQGQYPAPYRVIYAPQPYGYYPPPPPPPAPAAEFQEAFNLFDYRSDGKIQLRQVFLPIYQAISKARSGDTADDFIEGLRHFDKDASGYISSAELRHLLTTLGEKLTNEEVEQLLANMEDQQGNINYEEFVRMVMSS